One window of Opisthocomus hoazin isolate bOpiHoa1 chromosome 13, bOpiHoa1.hap1, whole genome shotgun sequence genomic DNA carries:
- the SELPLG gene encoding P-selectin glycoprotein ligand 1, translated as MSACAEAKPRRGAGRATRLERGQRRCSHGTAAAEKRHERLISNGVINEPEGWVRDAAAGLRRSGAWVDVVSHGNGTGGDWLSRLPLRPVPPGTAPRPGRAWGQHGDALGEAMLPDHPCTLIPPQTPTPFSVRVFLREIWGTAGTGTLSQPPWPGEGLAPFLRLHLPPVPPRCLWFGSGNAPRPPQPPESCCRCRDKGPANALSLRPPLPPLHTRRPSPGVGPLFRARLPFPARAQGGGRPATPLALGRCPAPGAALVPPVPSLAMAAGAAARGPATAPRRDARLPLPKFLRKRGRRWRRLRSASRGCTRSGSAAPTPGVPTRSLLGPQRRSSASSRSQTPVSSSCSVPPAGPMAPGWATLAMLALVLSTLRACGAVPPPERGGQWVWGPARDPLPLSRRKRADGGQQPGTTAATPGHGRAATAMPESNGTAEPDPLLGSAPPPSPSTNASLHWVPVIPTTADPLDETDSPELLPSSAPSPSTNASLHWVPVIPTTADPLDETDSPELLPGSAPHGTQAEPQKSIATIPGRLPSPGEEGTAAGSTDSSSSVGPRSATPPALSPTTTGSKKVQKAGATPAPTHSTPRDAEPGATAVPLPWDPSGVTAKCLLAILLLALVAATFMVCTGVLGALLWRRARTAHHRLSSTEMVCISSLLPDGEVPANGPKPGAARRPKLLRDSGSEADGDNLTLNSFLPERS; from the exons ATGTCTGCGTGCGCGGAGGCgaagccccgccgcggggccggccgggcgacGCGGCTGGAGAGGGGGCAGAGGAGGTGTTCCCATGGCACGGCAGCTGCCGAAAAACGG CACGAGCGCTTAATTAGTAACGGGGTTATTAATGAACCCGAGGGCTGGGTGCGGGACGCGGCGGCAGGGTTGCGGCGAAGCGGGGCCTGGGTAGACGTGGTCTCCCATGGGAACGGCACTGGGGGGGACTGGTTAAG CCGCCTTCCGCTgcgcccggtgccccccggcacagcccctcgGCCCGGCCGTGCCTGGGGACAGCACGGGGATGCTTTGGGAGAGGCGATGCTCCCGGACCACCCATGCACGCTCATCCCTCCGCAGACCCCAACCCCATTTTCCGTGCGTGTTTTCCTACGGGAGATCTGGGGGACGGCGGGAACCGGGACGCTTTCCCAGCCCCCATGGCCAGGGGAagggctgg CACCCTTCCTGCGGCTGCACCTCCCGCCCGTGCCGCCCCGGTGCTTGTGGTTTGGGTCGGGCaacgccccgcggcccccgcagccccccgagagcTGCTGTCGGTGCCGGGACAAGGGCCCTGCCAACGCCTTGAGCCttcgccctcctcttcctcctcttcacacCCGAAGGCCGTCGCCCGGTGTTGGG CCGCTCTTCCGCGCCCGCCTTCCCTTCCCCGCCCGGGCGCAAGGCGGAGGGCGGCCCGCGACGCCCCTCGCTCTCGGCCgttgcccggccccgggggctgccctgGTGCCCCCCGTGCCCTCGCTGGCGatggctgctggagctgcagctcgGGGTCCCGCCACGGCCCCCCGCAGAG ACGCTCGACTTCCCTTGCCGAAGTTTCTCCGCAAGCGGGGCCGCAGGTGGAGGCGGCTGCGCTCTGCCAGCCGCGGCTGCACGAGGTCGGGGTCCGCAGCCCCCACGCCCGGGGTCCCCACGCGATCCCTCCTCGGGCCTCAACGACGCAGCTCAGCATCCTCCCGCAGCCAGACCCCGGTTTCATCCTCCTGCTCCGTTCCCCCTGCAGGTCCCATGGCACCGGGCTGGGCCACGCTGGCGATGCTGGCGCTGGTGCTGAGCACCCTGCGGGCGTGCGGGGCCGTGCCGCCGCCGGAGCGCGGTGGGCAGTGGGTCTGGGGGCCAGCGCGGGACCCCCTGCCGCTCTCCCGCAGGAAGAGAGCCGATggcgggcagcagccggggaCCACGGCCGCCACGCCGGGGCACGGCCGTGCCGCCACCGCGATGCCCGAGAGCAACGGGACCGCTGAGCCCGacccgctgctgggctccgcGCCACCACCGTCACCCAGCACCAACGCCAGCCTGCACTGGGTACCCGTTATACCAACCACAGCTGATCCCCTGGATGAGACCGATTCCCCCGAGCTGCTGCCGAGCTCTGCACCGTCACCCAGCACCAACGCCAGCCTGCACTGGGTACCCGTTATACCAACCACAGCTGATCCCCTGGATGAGACCGATTCCCCCGAGCTGCTGCCGGGCTCTGCACCGCACGGCACGCAGGCAGAACCCCAAAAGAGCATCGCCACCATCCCCGGCCGGCTCCCATCGCCCGGAGAGGAGGGGACAGCAGCCGGAAGCACAGACAGCAGCTCCTCCGTGGGGCCACGCTCAGCGACCCCCCCAGCCCTCAGCCCCACCACCACGGGGTCCAAGAAAGTCCAGAAAGCCGGAGCCACCCCTGCCCCGACCCATTCAACCCCTCGGGATGCGGAACCGGGGGCGACGGCGGTGCCGCTCCCCTGGGACCCCAGCGGGGTGACGGCCAAGTGCCTGCTGGCCATCCTGCTGCTGGCGCTGGTGGCCGCCACCTTCATGGTGTGcacgggggtgctgggggccctgCTCTGGCGGCGGGCGCGGACGGCCCACCACCGGCTCAGCAGCACCGAGATGGTCTGCATCTCCTCCCTGCTGCCCGACGGCGAGGTGCCCGCCAACGGCCCCAAGCCCGGCGCAGCGCGGCGGCCGAAGCTGCTGCGCGACAGCGGCTCCGAGGCCGACGGCGACAACCTGACTCTCAACAGCTTCTTGCCAGAGCGCTCCTGA
- the ISCU gene encoding iron-sulfur cluster assembly enzyme ISCU, with translation MAALRAAGAALLRAGPGRGEAVGARLGYHKKVVDHYENPRNVGSLDRNNKNVGTGLVGAPACGDVMKLQVEVDENGRIVDARFKTFGCGSAIASSSLATEWVKGKTVDEALKIKNTDIAKELCLPPVKLHCSMLAEDAIKAALADYKLKQDPNKEESEKKANKA, from the exons ATGGCGGCGctgagggcggcgggggcggccctgctgcgggccgggcccgggcgcgGGGAGGCGGTGGGAGCCAGGCTGGGCTACCACAAGAAG GTGGTGGATCACTACGAGAACCCGCGCAACGTCGGCTCGCTCGACCGTAACAACAAGAACGTGGGCACCGGCCTGGTGGGAGCCCCAGCCTGCGGCGACGTCATGAAGCTGCAG GTGGAAGTGGACGAGAACGGGAGGATCGTCGACGCTCGCTTCAAAACCTTCGGCTGTGGGTCGGCGATCGCGTCGAGCTCGCTGGCGACGGAGTGGGTCAAAGGGAAAACG GTCGACGAGGCGCTGAAAATCAAGAACACGGATATTGCTAAAGAGCTCTGCCTTCCTCCCGTCAAGCTGCACTGCTCCA TGCTGGCTGAAGACGCCATCAAGGCTGCCTTGGCTGATTACAAGTTGAAGCAGGATCCAAACAAAGAGGAGtcagagaagaaagcaaacaaagcctAA
- the TMEM119 gene encoding transmembrane protein 119: MAAWPAMGACLLLLLLAASPVRLAAPRHAAVLPDGGGSGDSEEVSAVPPVLRATPVTGPTVGDAVGTAVTNSSAPGGVLDGLVDFFKEYMLLAVVVGSLAFVLLFIICAAVIVRQKHKASAYYPSSFPKKKYVDQRDKAGGVRAFNEVPEKAPGAEEPLDGSRQLQADILAAAQNLRSPSKAPQANGARGEQKAPPEEEGDEEEGSKELEEEQPAQPPPQDPGAEEAAGAAGAGGEGPPSAAQGGPPSPPI, encoded by the coding sequence ATGGCGGCGTGGCCAGCGATGGGCGcgtgcctcctgctgctgctgctggcggcaTCCCCGGTGCGTTTGGCAGCGCCCCGGCACGCCGCGGTGCTCCCCgacggcgggggcagcggggacagCGAGGAGGTCTCGGCCGTGCCGCCCGTCCTCCGTGCGACGCCGGTGACCGGCCCGACGGTGGGGGACGCGGTGGGGACCGCAGTCACCAACAGCTCGGCGCCGGGCGGCGTGCTGGACGGGCTGGTGGACTTCTTCAAGGAGTACATGCTGCTGGCGGTGGTGGTGGGCTCGCTGGCCTTCGTCCTCCTCTTCATCATCTGCGCCGCCGTCATCGTCCGGCAGAAGCACAAGGCGTCCGCCTACtacccctcctccttccccaagaAGAAGTACGTGGACCAGCGGGACAAGGCCGGGGGGGTCCGGGCTTTCAACGAGGTCCCCGAGAAAGCCCCCGGCGCCGAGGAGCCCCTCGACGGCAGCCGGCAGCTGCAGGCCGACATCCTCGCTGCCGCCCAGAACCTCCGCTCCCCCTCCAAGGCGCCGCAGGCCAACGGGGCCCGGGGGGAGCAGAAAGCCCCCCCTGAGGAAGAGGGGGATGAGGAGGAAGGAAGCAAAGAGTTAGAAGAGGAGCAACctgcccagccccctccccaagatCCAGGCGCTGAGGAGGCGGCGGGTGCGGCAGGAGCCGGGGGTGAGGGGCCCCCCAGCGCAGCCCAGGgcggccccccgagcccccccatcTAG